Proteins from a genomic interval of Nocardia sp. BMG51109:
- a CDS encoding MFS transporter has product MDAAVWELFGHRDYRHLFTAQLSALFGTGLTTVALGLLAYELAGTGAGAVLGAALTIKMVTYVTVAPVAAGYAGRVPRRLLLVTLDLARALVVLALPFVDQVWQIYLLIAVLQSASAAFTPTFQAVLPDILPAEGDYTRALSAAQLASTMETLLSPMLAAMLLSVISFHWLFTGTAIGFVASAALVVTTRIPDAIRSPLTGVCDRTAAGMRIFAATPRLRGLMGLNLVVAAVGSVVMVNTVNFVRDALGGSQAEVAVVLAANGFGTMAAALALPRILDRTGERPIMTLGATVSGTGLISAIALSSAGDSGWRWPIALTVWAVIGAGAGLILTPAGRVLRRSSRPPDRPALFAAQFSLSHLCWLIAYPIAGWLATTTNFTTAWLVLAALAAIGAATAARCWPRPDPDALEHTHHGDEIDPAHVHDAHPVGAGRYRHTHMFVIDDNHRRWPITVS; this is encoded by the coding sequence GTGGACGCGGCGGTGTGGGAGCTGTTCGGCCATCGCGATTATCGGCATCTGTTCACCGCACAGCTGTCGGCGCTGTTCGGTACCGGCCTGACCACCGTGGCGCTGGGGCTGCTGGCCTATGAACTGGCCGGCACCGGGGCGGGGGCCGTCCTGGGTGCGGCGCTGACGATCAAGATGGTCACCTATGTGACGGTGGCGCCGGTGGCGGCGGGCTACGCCGGCCGGGTGCCGCGGCGATTGTTGCTGGTGACACTCGATCTGGCGCGGGCCCTCGTCGTCCTGGCCTTGCCGTTCGTGGATCAGGTGTGGCAGATCTACCTGCTGATCGCGGTGCTGCAGTCGGCCTCGGCGGCGTTCACCCCGACCTTCCAGGCGGTGCTGCCCGACATCCTGCCCGCCGAGGGCGACTACACCCGGGCGTTGTCGGCCGCACAACTGGCCTCGACGATGGAGACCCTGCTCAGCCCGATGCTCGCGGCAATGCTGTTGAGCGTGATCAGCTTTCACTGGTTGTTCACCGGTACAGCGATCGGCTTCGTCGCCTCCGCGGCCCTGGTGGTCACCACCCGCATCCCCGACGCCATCCGCAGTCCGCTGACCGGGGTGTGCGACCGGACGGCGGCCGGCATGCGGATCTTCGCCGCCACGCCCCGGCTACGCGGGCTGATGGGCCTGAATCTGGTTGTGGCCGCGGTCGGTTCGGTGGTCATGGTCAACACCGTCAACTTCGTCCGCGATGCCCTCGGCGGCTCGCAGGCGGAGGTGGCTGTCGTGTTGGCCGCCAACGGGTTCGGCACCATGGCCGCCGCCCTGGCACTGCCCCGGATCCTCGACCGGACCGGAGAACGGCCGATCATGACGCTCGGCGCGACCGTATCGGGCACGGGCCTGATATCCGCGATCGCCCTGTCGTCGGCCGGGGACAGCGGGTGGCGATGGCCGATCGCGCTGACGGTCTGGGCGGTGATCGGCGCCGGCGCCGGATTGATCCTGACTCCCGCGGGGCGTGTGCTGCGGCGATCGTCGCGCCCTCCGGACCGTCCCGCGCTCTTCGCCGCCCAGTTCTCGCTGTCGCACCTGTGCTGGCTCATCGCCTACCCGATCGCCGGATGGCTCGCCACCACAACGAATTTCACCACCGCCTGGCTGGTGCTGGCGGCCCTGGCCGCGATCGGCGCCGCCACCGCCGCCCGCTGCTGGCCCCGCCCCGACCCCGATGCCCTCGAACACACCCACCACGGCGACGAGATCGACCCGGCCCACGTCCACGACGCCCACCCCGTCGGAGCCGGCCGCTACCGCCACACCCATATGTTCGTCATCGACGACAACCACCGCCGCTGGCCGATCACCGTGAGCTGA
- a CDS encoding DUF6480 family protein has product MSAMDPDPARTPDLETGGGVPPGSTPPETPQTAGLSAPEPRTRRRFPITGVGAIVVIVVLVVVFLAVAVIVF; this is encoded by the coding sequence ATGTCCGCTATGGATCCCGACCCCGCGAGGACGCCCGACCTGGAGACAGGTGGCGGCGTGCCGCCGGGCTCGACACCGCCGGAAACACCGCAAACCGCCGGCCTTTCCGCACCCGAACCGCGCACTCGTCGACGGTTTCCGATCACCGGCGTCGGTGCGATCGTCGTGATCGTCGTGCTGGTCGTTGTCTTCCTCGCCGTGGCCGTCATCGTGTTCTGA
- a CDS encoding metalloregulator ArsR/SmtB family transcription factor codes for MNADSGKPRTRIDEDQVRLVVEVFRMLADTTRIQVLWALADAELSVNELAEHIGKPAPSVSQHLAKLRMVRLVQTRRAGTTIYYRLENEHIRQLVTDAVHNAEHAGPGVPQHHRADADVRPIAEGRRAEQQ; via the coding sequence ATGAACGCAGATAGCGGGAAACCGAGAACCCGGATCGACGAGGACCAGGTGCGTCTGGTGGTCGAGGTGTTCCGCATGCTGGCCGACACCACCCGTATCCAGGTGTTGTGGGCGCTCGCCGACGCGGAGCTGTCGGTGAACGAACTCGCCGAGCACATCGGCAAGCCCGCGCCGTCGGTATCGCAGCATCTGGCGAAGCTGCGGATGGTGCGGTTGGTGCAGACCCGTCGCGCCGGTACGACGATCTACTACCGGCTCGAGAACGAACACATCCGCCAGCTGGTCACCGACGCGGTGCACAATGCCGAACACGCCGGCCCCGGCGTGCCGCAGCACCATCGCGCCGACGCCGATGTCCGGCCGATCGCCGAAGGCCGACGGGCCGAACAGCAGTAG
- the gyrB gene encoding DNA topoisomerase (ATP-hydrolyzing) subunit B yields MAAKDSKATGSTQSHQDYGASNITVLEGLEAVRKRPGMYIGSTGERGLHHLIQEVVDNSVDEAMAGYASRIDVTLLADGGVEVKDDGRGIPVEMHKQGIPTVEVVMTQLHAGGKFDSDAYAVSGGLHGVGISVVNALSTRVELEIDRDGYHWTQDYKDAKPGKLTKGDPTKKTGNTTRFWADPEIFETTTYNFETVARRLQEMAFLNKGLHITFTDERVTESDVTEEVVSDTAEAPKQSEAAPVEHKVKSRTYHYPGGLMDFVKHINRSKQPIHNTVVGFTAKGTGHELEVAMQWNSGYSESVHTFANTINTHEGGTHEEGFRAALTSVVNKYAKDKKLIKEKDGNLTGDDIREGLTAIVSVKVGDPQFEGQTKTKLGNTEVKSFVQRACNEHLAHWLEANPADAKTIVQKAVSSAQARVAARKARELVRRKSATDLGGLPGKLADCRSKDPRLSEIYIVEGDSAGGSAKSGRDSMYQAILPIRGKIINVEKSRIDKVLKNNEVQSIITAFGTGIHDEFDITKLRYHKIILMADADVDGQHITTLLLTLLFRFMRPLVEQGHVYLSCPPLYKLKWQRGAPEYAYSDRERDAMMERGLSSGKKINKDDGVQRYKGLGEMNPKELWETTMNPETRLLRLVTLDDAAAADELFSVLMGEDVEARRSFITRNAKDVRFLDL; encoded by the coding sequence GTGGCTGCCAAAGACTCCAAAGCGACCGGCTCGACGCAGAGCCATCAGGACTACGGTGCCTCCAACATCACGGTCCTGGAAGGCCTCGAAGCCGTCCGCAAGCGCCCGGGTATGTACATCGGCTCCACCGGTGAGCGCGGTCTGCACCACCTGATCCAGGAGGTTGTGGACAACTCCGTCGACGAGGCGATGGCCGGGTACGCCTCGCGGATCGATGTCACGCTGCTCGCCGACGGCGGCGTCGAGGTGAAGGACGACGGCCGCGGCATCCCCGTCGAGATGCACAAGCAGGGCATCCCGACCGTGGAGGTCGTCATGACCCAGCTGCATGCCGGCGGCAAGTTCGACTCCGACGCCTATGCCGTGTCCGGTGGTCTGCACGGCGTCGGTATTTCGGTGGTCAACGCGCTGTCCACCCGGGTCGAGTTGGAGATCGACCGGGACGGCTACCACTGGACGCAGGACTACAAGGACGCCAAACCGGGCAAGCTGACCAAGGGCGATCCGACCAAGAAGACCGGCAACACCACTCGCTTCTGGGCCGATCCCGAGATCTTCGAGACCACCACCTACAACTTCGAGACCGTGGCGCGGCGGCTGCAGGAGATGGCGTTCCTGAACAAGGGCCTCCACATCACCTTCACCGATGAGCGGGTCACCGAATCCGACGTCACCGAGGAAGTGGTCAGCGATACGGCCGAGGCTCCCAAGCAGTCCGAGGCCGCGCCGGTCGAGCACAAGGTCAAGTCGCGCACGTACCACTACCCCGGCGGCCTGATGGACTTCGTCAAGCACATCAACCGGTCCAAGCAGCCGATCCACAACACGGTCGTGGGCTTCACCGCCAAGGGCACCGGGCACGAGCTCGAGGTGGCCATGCAGTGGAACTCGGGATATTCCGAATCCGTGCACACCTTCGCCAACACCATCAACACGCACGAGGGCGGCACCCACGAGGAGGGCTTCCGCGCCGCGCTGACCTCGGTGGTGAACAAGTACGCCAAGGACAAGAAGCTCATCAAGGAGAAGGACGGCAACCTCACCGGCGACGATATCCGGGAGGGCCTGACCGCCATCGTGAGCGTGAAGGTCGGCGATCCGCAGTTCGAGGGCCAGACCAAGACCAAGCTGGGCAATACCGAGGTGAAGTCGTTCGTGCAGCGCGCCTGCAACGAGCATCTGGCGCACTGGCTGGAGGCCAATCCGGCCGATGCGAAGACCATCGTGCAGAAGGCGGTGTCCTCGGCGCAGGCCCGGGTCGCGGCGCGCAAGGCGCGGGAGCTGGTGCGGCGCAAGAGTGCGACGGATCTGGGCGGCCTGCCCGGCAAGCTGGCCGACTGCCGGTCCAAGGATCCGCGGCTGTCGGAGATATACATCGTCGAGGGTGACTCCGCCGGCGGCTCGGCCAAGTCCGGGCGCGATTCGATGTATCAGGCGATCCTGCCGATCCGCGGCAAGATCATCAACGTCGAGAAGTCGCGGATCGACAAGGTACTCAAGAACAACGAGGTCCAGTCGATCATCACGGCGTTCGGCACCGGCATCCACGACGAGTTCGACATCACGAAGCTGCGCTACCACAAGATCATCTTGATGGCGGACGCCGACGTCGACGGCCAGCACATCACGACGCTGTTGCTGACGCTGCTGTTCCGGTTCATGCGCCCGCTGGTCGAACAGGGGCACGTGTATCTGTCCTGCCCGCCGCTGTACAAGCTGAAGTGGCAGCGCGGCGCACCGGAGTACGCCTACTCCGACCGCGAGCGCGACGCGATGATGGAACGCGGCCTGTCGTCCGGCAAGAAGATCAACAAGGACGACGGCGTGCAGCGCTACAAGGGTCTCGGCGAGATGAACCCGAAGGAGCTGTGGGAGACCACCATGAACCCGGAGACCCGGTTGCTCCGCCTGGTGACGCTGGACGACGCGGCCGCGGCCGACGAGCTGTTCAGCGTCCTGATGGGCGAAGACGTCGAGGCCCGGCGCAGCTTCATCACGCGCAATGCCAAGGACGTCCGCTTCCTCGACCTGTGA
- a CDS encoding DUF721 family protein, with amino-acid sequence MTDEPEYGDGTGPAQPAPAEPGSEPRGIDLARRALEEARAAARASGKAVGQGRASPRKGGVRALRRRSGWSGARPDERDPQRLSNLAGALAKSRGWSGKVAEGMVFGRWASVVGEDVAAHANPVSLTDGVLSIQAESTAWATQLRMLQSQILAKINAAVGQGVVTSLKISGPAAPSWRKGERHIRGRGPRDTYG; translated from the coding sequence GTGACGGATGAGCCCGAGTACGGCGACGGGACCGGTCCCGCCCAGCCCGCACCCGCCGAACCCGGTTCCGAACCGCGCGGCATCGACCTGGCCCGCCGTGCCCTGGAGGAGGCCCGTGCCGCGGCCAGGGCCAGTGGCAAGGCCGTCGGCCAGGGCCGGGCCTCCCCGCGCAAGGGCGGTGTGCGCGCCTTGCGCAGGCGTTCCGGGTGGTCCGGCGCCCGCCCCGACGAGCGCGATCCACAGCGACTGTCCAACCTGGCCGGCGCCCTGGCCAAGAGCCGTGGCTGGTCGGGCAAGGTCGCCGAGGGCATGGTGTTCGGCCGGTGGGCGAGCGTGGTCGGGGAGGATGTCGCGGCACATGCGAATCCGGTGTCGCTGACCGACGGCGTACTGAGCATCCAGGCGGAATCCACCGCCTGGGCAACGCAACTGCGCATGTTGCAGTCCCAGATCCTGGCGAAGATCAACGCCGCGGTGGGGCAGGGCGTGGTCACCTCGCTGAAGATCAGCGGCCCGGCAGCTCCGAGTTGGCGCAAGGGTGAGCGGCACATCCGAGGGCGCGGCCCGCGCGACACCTACGGCTGA
- the dnaN gene encoding DNA polymerase III subunit beta, with protein sequence MELASMKFRVAREDFAESVAWVARSLPSRPPVPVLGGVLLVADEDGLTVSGFDYEVSAQMRVAAEVAGPGQVLVSGRLLADITKALSNKPVDVSVDGTRVLIACGSAKFSLPTMPVEDYPQLPELPPQTGELAVDVFSEAVGQVAVAAGRDDTLPMLTGIRVEIEGPKVVLAATDRFRLAVRHLEWQPGSPDVETAVLVPARTLSEAAKTLGSSASSVQLAFGTGTDGLLGIVNGGRRTTTRLLDAEFPKFRQLLPKEHTSIATLQVSALIDAIKRVALVAERGAQVRLEFSDQGLQLSAGGDDAGRAEEWLEAEFRGEALTIAFNPGYLNDGLSALHSDRVTFGFTTPSRPAVLCPTGEEEPEVLESGAFAPLAGNFTYLLMPVRLPG encoded by the coding sequence ATGGAGCTTGCAAGCATGAAGTTTCGGGTCGCTCGCGAGGATTTCGCGGAATCCGTCGCCTGGGTGGCTCGCAGCCTGCCGTCGCGCCCGCCGGTTCCGGTGCTCGGCGGCGTTCTCCTGGTTGCCGACGAGGACGGGCTGACCGTTTCGGGTTTCGACTACGAAGTCTCCGCGCAGATGCGGGTCGCCGCCGAGGTGGCGGGCCCCGGGCAGGTGCTGGTCTCCGGCAGGCTGCTGGCCGATATCACCAAGGCCCTGTCCAACAAGCCGGTGGACGTCTCCGTCGACGGCACCCGCGTGCTGATCGCCTGCGGCAGTGCGAAGTTCTCGCTGCCGACCATGCCGGTCGAGGATTACCCCCAGCTGCCCGAGCTGCCGCCGCAGACCGGTGAACTGGCCGTCGATGTGTTCTCCGAGGCCGTCGGCCAGGTGGCGGTCGCTGCGGGCCGGGACGACACGCTGCCGATGCTGACCGGCATCCGCGTCGAGATCGAGGGGCCGAAGGTCGTCCTCGCCGCCACCGACCGGTTCCGGCTCGCGGTCCGGCACCTGGAGTGGCAGCCCGGCAGCCCGGACGTGGAAACGGCCGTCCTGGTCCCGGCCCGGACACTCTCGGAGGCCGCCAAGACCCTGGGCTCCTCCGCCTCCTCGGTGCAGCTGGCCTTCGGCACCGGCACGGACGGCCTGCTCGGCATCGTCAACGGAGGCCGCCGCACCACCACCCGGCTGCTCGACGCGGAATTCCCCAAGTTCCGCCAGTTGCTCCCCAAGGAACACACCTCGATCGCCACCCTCCAGGTCAGTGCGCTGATCGATGCCATCAAGCGCGTTGCCCTGGTGGCCGAGCGCGGCGCGCAGGTGCGGTTGGAGTTCTCCGATCAGGGGTTGCAGCTCTCGGCCGGCGGCGACGACGCGGGCCGCGCCGAGGAATGGCTGGAGGCCGAGTTCCGGGGCGAGGCGCTGACCATCGCCTTCAACCCGGGGTACCTCAACGACGGTCTCTCGGCACTGCATTCCGACCGCGTGACCTTCGGATTCACCACCCCCAGCCGTCCGGCCGTGCTGTGCCCGACCGGTGAGGAGGAGCCCGAGGTGCTCGAATCCGGAGCGTTCGCCCCGCTTGCCGGCAACTTCACCTACCTGTTGATGCCGGTTCGGCTGCCGGGCTGA
- the recF gene encoding DNA replication/repair protein RecF produces MHVRALSLRDFRSWEQAEVELPVGRTVFLGSNGNGKTNLVEALGYLATLGSHRVATDAPLIRLGATRSRIGATVVNSGRELRIDIELNQGSANRAQINRSPVRRPREILGILQTVLFAPEDLALVRGDPSERRRFLDELCTARLPRLAGVRSDYDRVLRQRSALLKTAGRQSRSRSGTPAELGTLDVWDGHLATHGSQLLAQRLRLVHELHPYLEQAYGSIAPESRPAAIRYRSSYLPPEFLELGRAPQPDDAEALESTMVRELAAARNKELERGVCLVGPHRDDLELMLGSAPAKGFASHGESWSYALALRLAAFELLRSVGTDPVLLLDDVFAELDRRRRSALASVAATAEQVLITAAVADDVPAELEAAPVRIETTGEADQRTSRIDDPAGESAAPPIDSTAER; encoded by the coding sequence ATGCACGTCAGAGCGTTGAGTCTGCGTGATTTTCGCTCGTGGGAGCAGGCCGAAGTCGAACTGCCCGTCGGGCGGACCGTATTCCTCGGCTCGAACGGAAACGGCAAGACCAACCTGGTCGAGGCGCTCGGTTATCTCGCGACCCTCGGGTCGCATCGCGTGGCGACGGACGCGCCCCTGATCCGCCTGGGCGCGACGCGGTCCCGGATCGGTGCGACCGTGGTGAACTCCGGGCGGGAACTGCGCATCGATATCGAATTGAACCAGGGCTCGGCGAATCGTGCCCAGATCAACCGCTCGCCGGTGCGGCGACCGCGGGAGATCCTGGGAATTCTGCAGACGGTCCTGTTCGCTCCGGAGGATCTGGCGCTGGTCCGTGGTGATCCGTCGGAGCGGCGCCGCTTTCTCGACGAGTTGTGCACAGCGCGGTTACCCCGCCTCGCCGGGGTTCGGTCCGATTACGACCGGGTGCTGCGGCAGCGCTCGGCGCTGCTGAAAACCGCGGGGCGGCAGTCTCGGTCGCGCTCGGGTACGCCCGCCGAGCTCGGCACGCTGGATGTGTGGGACGGCCACCTCGCCACGCACGGTTCGCAACTGCTGGCGCAGCGGCTGCGGCTGGTGCACGAGCTGCATCCCTACCTGGAGCAGGCGTACGGCTCGATCGCCCCGGAATCGCGGCCCGCGGCGATCCGCTACCGCAGCTCCTACCTGCCACCGGAGTTCCTGGAACTCGGCAGGGCGCCGCAGCCCGATGACGCCGAGGCGCTGGAGTCGACCATGGTGCGCGAGCTGGCCGCCGCCCGCAACAAGGAACTGGAACGCGGAGTCTGTCTGGTCGGACCGCACCGCGACGACCTGGAGCTGATGCTCGGTTCGGCGCCGGCGAAGGGTTTCGCCAGTCACGGCGAATCGTGGTCGTATGCGCTTGCGCTGCGGTTGGCGGCCTTCGAACTGCTGCGCAGCGTCGGCACCGATCCGGTGCTGTTGCTCGACGACGTATTCGCCGAACTGGACCGCCGCCGCCGGTCCGCCCTGGCCTCGGTGGCCGCCACCGCGGAGCAGGTCCTGATCACCGCGGCCGTCGCCGACGACGTCCCGGCCGAACTCGAGGCCGCCCCGGTACGGATCGAGACCACGGGGGAGGCCGATCAGCGCACGTCCCGGATCGATGACCCGGCCGGCGAATCCGCCGCACCGCCGATCGATTCGACCGCGGAGCGGTGA
- the gyrA gene encoding DNA gyrase subunit A produces the protein MTETTLPPEGGDRIEPVDIQQEMQNSYIDYAMSVIVGRALPEVRDGLKPVHRRILYAMHDNGYRPDRGYVKSARPVAETMGNYHPHGDVPIYDTLVRMAQPWSMRYPLVDPQGNFGSRGNDGPAAMRYTECRLTPLAMEMLREIDEETVDFVANYDGRSQEPVVLPSRVPNLLINGSGGIAVGMATNVPPHNLREVADAIYWALENHDADEETTLAACMEAIKGPDFPTHGLIVGGQGIQDAYKTGRGSIRMRGVVEIEEDNRGRTTIVITELPYQVNTDNFVNSIAEQVKDGKIAGIADVHDESSDRAGLRIVVTVKRDAVAKVVLNNLYKHTQLQTSFGANMLAIVDGVPRTMRLDQLIRLYVHHQLDVIVRRTRYRLRKAEERAHILRGLVKALDALDEVIALIRRSADTETARTGLMDLLEIDEIQATAILDMQLRRLSALERQKIVDELAKIELEIADLKDILEKPERQRAIVRDELKEIVDKHGDDRRTKIVAADGDVADEDLIAREDVVVTITQTGYAKRTRTDLYRSQKRGGKGVMGAGLKQDDLVKHFFVSSTHDWLLFFTNLGRVYRAKAYELPEANRTARGQHVANLLAFQPEEKIAQVIQIKSYEDAPYLVLATKNGLVKKSRLTDFDSNRSGGIVAVNLRGTDELVGAALCSGDDDLLLVSAHGQSIRFAADDEVLRPMGRATSGVQGMRFNTDDWLLSLNVVRNDTYLLVATSGGYAKRTAIEEYTAQGRGGKGVLTIQYDPKRGTLVGALIVDDEDEIYAITSSGGVIRTASNQVRKAGRQTKGVRLMNLGEGDTLLAIARNADEPDQVSDEEEATGGDKQ, from the coding sequence ATGACCGAGACCACACTGCCCCCCGAGGGGGGCGACCGGATCGAACCGGTCGATATCCAGCAGGAGATGCAGAACAGCTACATCGATTACGCGATGAGCGTGATCGTGGGGCGTGCGCTGCCCGAGGTGCGCGACGGCCTGAAGCCGGTGCACCGCCGCATCCTGTACGCGATGCACGACAACGGGTACCGGCCCGATCGCGGATACGTGAAGTCGGCCCGCCCGGTCGCCGAGACCATGGGTAACTATCACCCGCACGGCGACGTGCCGATCTACGACACCCTGGTGCGCATGGCGCAGCCGTGGTCGATGCGTTATCCACTGGTCGATCCACAGGGCAACTTCGGTTCGCGCGGCAACGACGGCCCGGCGGCCATGCGCTACACCGAATGCCGGCTCACGCCGCTGGCCATGGAGATGCTGCGGGAGATCGACGAGGAGACCGTCGATTTCGTGGCGAACTACGACGGCCGCTCGCAGGAGCCCGTCGTTCTCCCCAGCCGTGTCCCCAACCTGTTGATCAATGGTTCAGGTGGCATCGCGGTCGGTATGGCCACCAATGTGCCGCCGCACAACCTGCGCGAGGTCGCCGACGCGATCTACTGGGCGCTGGAGAACCACGACGCCGACGAGGAGACCACCCTCGCCGCCTGCATGGAGGCGATCAAGGGCCCGGACTTCCCGACGCACGGCCTGATCGTCGGCGGTCAGGGCATCCAGGATGCGTACAAGACCGGTCGCGGCTCGATCCGCATGCGCGGTGTGGTCGAGATCGAGGAGGACAACCGCGGCCGCACCACGATCGTCATCACCGAGCTGCCGTACCAGGTCAACACCGACAACTTCGTCAACTCGATCGCCGAGCAGGTGAAGGACGGCAAGATCGCGGGCATCGCGGATGTCCACGACGAATCCTCCGACCGCGCCGGCCTGCGGATCGTGGTCACGGTCAAGCGCGACGCCGTCGCCAAGGTCGTGCTGAACAATCTGTACAAGCACACCCAGCTGCAGACCAGTTTCGGCGCCAACATGCTCGCCATCGTCGACGGCGTGCCGCGCACCATGCGGCTGGATCAGCTGATCCGGCTCTACGTCCACCATCAGTTGGACGTCATCGTCCGGCGCACCCGCTACCGCCTGCGCAAGGCCGAGGAGCGCGCCCACATCCTGCGCGGTCTGGTCAAGGCGCTGGACGCGCTCGACGAGGTCATCGCCCTGATCCGGCGCTCGGCCGATACCGAGACCGCGCGCACCGGGTTGATGGACCTGCTCGAGATCGACGAGATCCAGGCGACGGCGATCCTGGACATGCAGCTGCGCCGGCTGTCGGCCCTGGAACGTCAGAAGATCGTCGACGAACTGGCGAAGATCGAACTCGAGATCGCCGATCTGAAGGACATCCTGGAGAAGCCGGAGCGGCAGCGCGCGATCGTCCGCGACGAGCTGAAGGAGATCGTCGACAAGCACGGCGACGACCGGCGCACCAAGATCGTGGCGGCCGACGGCGACGTCGCCGACGAGGACCTGATAGCACGCGAGGACGTGGTCGTCACCATCACCCAGACCGGTTACGCCAAGCGCACCCGGACCGACCTCTACCGCAGCCAGAAGCGCGGCGGCAAGGGCGTGATGGGCGCCGGGCTCAAGCAGGACGACCTGGTCAAGCACTTCTTTGTGAGTTCGACGCACGATTGGCTGCTGTTCTTCACCAACCTGGGCCGGGTCTACCGGGCCAAGGCCTACGAGCTGCCCGAGGCCAACCGCACCGCGCGCGGCCAGCACGTGGCCAACCTGCTGGCGTTCCAGCCCGAGGAGAAGATCGCCCAGGTCATCCAGATCAAGTCCTATGAGGACGCGCCGTATCTGGTGCTGGCCACCAAGAACGGCCTGGTGAAGAAGTCGCGGCTGACCGATTTCGACTCCAACCGCTCGGGCGGCATCGTCGCGGTCAACCTGCGCGGAACCGACGAATTGGTCGGCGCCGCACTGTGTTCCGGCGACGACGACCTGCTGCTGGTGTCCGCGCACGGCCAGTCGATCCGCTTCGCCGCCGACGACGAGGTGCTGCGCCCGATGGGCCGCGCCACCTCCGGCGTCCAGGGCATGCGGTTCAATACCGACGACTGGCTGCTCTCGCTGAACGTGGTCCGCAACGACACCTACCTGCTCGTGGCGACCTCCGGCGGCTACGCCAAGCGCACCGCGATAGAGGAGTACACGGCACAGGGCCGCGGGGGTAAAGGCGTATTGACTATCCAATACGACCCCAAACGTGGCACGCTGGTGGGCGCGCTCATCGTCGACGACGAGGACGAGATCTACGCGATCACCTCGAGCGGTGGCGTCATCCGGACAGCGTCCAATCAGGTACGCAAGGCCGGACGGCAGACCAAGGGCGTGCGATTGATGAACCTCGGCGAGGGCGATACCTTGCTTGCTATCGCACGTAACGCCGATGAGCCCGACCAGGTTTCCGACGAAGAGGAAGCCACCGGTGGCGATAAGCAGTAG
- a CDS encoding DUF3566 domain-containing protein, with the protein MAGRPPSAPVGLGGGVTNARTTADLAAKAARKEAAMVKSVGIDGPTRSISRPELVKDMPDLSELRHPLPHAEQPAPGQPPTGVSPAVPAAVAAAAGGAPLRATVQVRHVDPWSTLKVSLVISVSMFFVWMLAVGFLYIVLSGMGVWDRLNSSFTDIMSNGSSSSSSLIDAGSVFGYAAVIGLINVVLLTALSTVGVFIYNQCTDLVGGVQVTLADPD; encoded by the coding sequence GTGGCGGGGCGTCCGCCCTCGGCGCCGGTCGGTCTCGGCGGTGGCGTCACCAACGCCCGCACCACCGCGGACCTGGCGGCCAAGGCGGCCCGCAAGGAGGCGGCGATGGTGAAGTCCGTCGGTATCGACGGGCCCACGCGCAGCATCTCCCGGCCGGAACTGGTCAAGGACATGCCGGATCTGTCCGAACTGCGGCATCCACTACCGCATGCCGAACAGCCCGCGCCCGGCCAGCCGCCCACGGGCGTCTCGCCGGCCGTGCCGGCTGCCGTGGCCGCGGCCGCGGGCGGTGCGCCGTTGCGCGCGACCGTGCAGGTGCGCCACGTCGACCCGTGGTCGACGCTCAAGGTCTCGCTGGTGATCAGCGTGTCGATGTTCTTCGTGTGGATGCTGGCGGTCGGCTTCCTGTACATCGTGCTGTCCGGCATGGGTGTGTGGGACCGGCTGAACAGCAGCTTCACCGACATCATGTCCAACGGCAGCAGCTCGTCGTCGTCCTTGATCGACGCCGGCTCGGTATTCGGGTACGCGGCGGTGATCGGCCTGATCAACGTCGTTCTCCTGACCGCGCTGTCGACCGTCGGTGTATTCATCTACAACCAGTGCACCGACCTGGTGGGCGGCGTCCAGGTCACCCTGGCCGACCCGGACTAG